In Pseudomonas grandcourensis, the DNA window GAGCAGGAAGTGGGTGAATACACCGTTCGCGGCCTCCGGGGTTTTGTCCGGGCTCGACCAGATCGAGAAGATCTTGTAGTTGACCTCTTCCAGTACCTTTTCCTTGTTGGAGTACACCACCGCCTGGCCGTAGTTGGCCTCTTCAGTGCTGGCGCGCCCCTGCAAGGTATGGTTGAACATCAGCTCGCTGCCGTTCTTCGGGATCGGGAACGGCGAGGCACCCCAGGCGTTTTTCGTGTCGTTGTTGTCATTGTCGAGTTCGGCAGTGACGGCGTTTTTCTTGATCAGGTCTTCCAGCTTCTGATCAAGGCGGAAGTCGCGGTGGCTAGGGTACACCGGGATCTTGAACGTGTCCGGGTAACGCTTGAGCAGCGCTTTCTGGCCATCGGTCAGGTTGTCGGCGTACTTGTCCATGTTCTTTGAATCGATCACGAACAGCGGTTTTTCCGCGGCGTACGGATCCGGGTACGGCGTGCCAGGACCGGCGTATTTGAGACCAGGTGGCAGACCGCGCCATTTGCCGGACCAGGCCGGGATGCTGCCGTCGGCGTTGCCGGCTTTTTCGGCGCCCATCGGGGTCAGGTCCTGGCCCAGGCGGGCGGCTTCTTCCGGGCTGACCTTGGCGTAGGCCAGGCCACTGCCGAGCAGGCCAACGGTCAATGCCGTGCTCAATAAGGTTTGGGTGAATCTGGACATGCTGTGCTCCTCCGACAGGGGAATCAGAACCGGTACTTGAAGTTGAGCGCGACGTTGTCGCGGTCGGCCAACGGGCTGTTGTTGGCGTTACCGAGGTAGGCGTTGTAGCGGGCCTCGACGGTGAAGTTGCCCAGGTAGCGCCACGAACTGCCGATGCTGGCGCGGTTATCGTTCTGGCCGGCGTTGATCGAGCCGACCATCGAGCTGTCGCCATGAGCGGCGGCGCTGAAGGTGACAGGCACCGACATGTCCCATCCGCTGAACACGTCGTTGTAGTCAAAGTTCGCCTGCACCGTGTAGCCCCAGGCATCGCGGTCATAAACCAGGCTGTCGGTTCCCGGCAGCGTGAAGCCCGGCGCCAGGGTCACCGGCTGCGACTTGTCGTTGCTGACCACGGTGTTGTAGACCACCTCGCCGGTCAGGGAGGTGTTGTCGGCGAAGGAGGTCGGGCCGAGCACGTAGATCATCGACGTTTGCGCTTGCACGGTCTTGCCACGCACGGGGCTGGAGAAACCGTTGTCGACCATCACCGGCGTGCCGTCGCGGTAGCTGACTTCACCGGCCCAACTGACGTCGCCCAGCACGGTGGCGAAGCTCGCGCCGAACAGGTCGATGTTGTCGAAGTAGCGCACCTGGTAGCGGCCCAGGTTCGACGCGAAATCCAGCGACGGCGTCTTGTCGTGATAGCGCGAGTAGAAGAGGCCGAACTCGGTGTTGTTCAACGACTCGGCGGCGTAGGTGAAGGCCACACCGTACTGGCCGCTGTCGCTCGGCTTGTCGTCCTTCATGCGGGTGACGAAACCGGAGGCGTCGTTGAAGCCGCCCTCGTCGATGAAGTCGGTGGTGGAGAAGTAGCTACCCACGCCGAACAGCTCGGTCTTTTCCCACTTGTATTGGTAGTAGGCCTGGATGCCCAGGCTTTCGGTCAGGGCGAACTGGGTGAACAGTTGGCCGACCGGCAGCAGGATTTCCTTGACCTCGACGCCCGGGGTGGTCGCCTTGGTTGCGTCCACCGGGCTCTGGGCCGCGGAAATACCCGGGTAGAACAGACTTTCACCCCAGCTCACCACCTGGTTACCCAGGCGCGCGTTGAAGGCATGGCCGCTCAGGTCCCAGGTGCCATAGGCGTAGTAATCGAGCATGCGCAGTTCATTGCGGTGCTGGTCGATGGTGTCCTGGGAGAAGCGGTCAGGCTTGCTGCAATGGCCGCCGGCGAAGCAGTTGGAAGTGCCGGTGGTGTTGTCGTTGTCCTGATCGTAGACGTTGTCGTAGAAGCCCGTCGCCCGGACGAACACGCCGTAGTCGTCTTGCCACTTGATGTTGGCTTCGGTGAGAAAGCCGCTGCGGTTGTTGATCAGGCTGCCTTTGTCGAACGCGTTGTCGCCGTCGTTGCCGTTGGCATTGGCGGTCAGTTTGTGATCGCGAGACTCGGTCCGCCAGGCGAGGCTGTACGTCAGTGTGGTGTCCCAGTCGATGCTCAAGTCTTCGCTTGGCTGAAAGCTCATGGCGTTAACGTGAGCGCTAAGTCCGCCCGCCAGCAACAGCCAAGCCAGTTGAACGCGAGGGTGCTGTGTTGGTGGGGCGATTATTGTTTTTATCATGTCGTCCTCATGGCCCAGGTCAGACCTGCCCGACCTGCATTTCAGGGGGGTGATTGGTGCTGTGGGCGACTATGGAGTCACGACTTGCGCGCAACATCGTCCAAGCGGACTAAGCGATTTGTACGGGGTGGCGGCAGGCCTGGCCTTAGTCTTATCGGACGATGAACACCCGGCGCGCGCGGCGAACAATCCCGAGACCGACTGCACCGGGCGAAGATCCGGCGGTGGCGGTTTCTGCCTGATGGGCGCTGAACAAGGGTGATCGCATGAACGCTGCCGGGATCAAATGGGACGAGTGCTGTGATGTGTTGGTGATTGGCTCTGGAGCCGGGGGCATGACCGCTGTGCTGCGCGCCCACGACCTGGGCCTCAATGCGCTGCTGATCGAAAAGAGTGGCGAGTACGGCGGCACCTCGGCGGTGTCCGGCGGCGGCATCTGGATCCCCAACAACCACCGGATCAACGCGATCGGCGGCAGTGACTCGGCGGCCGAAGCGATTGCCTACATCCGCGCGGTGACCCACGGCGAGATCGACGACGGGCGCATCGAAGCCTATGTCGAACATGGCCGGGAGATGGTCGAGTACCTGGAACAACACACCCGCGTGCGCTTCGAAGCGCAACCACGCTACGCCGATTACTACCCGGAGGTCGAGGGCGGAAAACCGGGCTATCGCTCGATGGATCCGCAACCGTTCGATGCCGCCGAACTCGGCGAAGAATTTTTGCGCATGCGCGCTCCGTCCCCCGGCACCCTGATGATGGGGCGCATGGCGATGACCATGAAAGAGGCGCAGGTGCTGCTGTGCCGTGGCCCCGGCTGGTTGCGCCTGACCCTGCGGGTGATGTGGCGCTACTGGCGTGATCGCGAAGGGCGACGCTTGTCCCGCCGCGACCGTTTCCTGACCCTGGGCAATGCCTTGATCGGTGCCTTGCGCTGTTCGTTGCAGGATCGCGGCAAGTCGCTGTGGCTCAACTGTGCGCTGGAAGAACTGCTGCTGGTCGGCGACCGGGTCGGCGGGGCGCGAGTCAATCGCAACGGTCAGTTGCTCAACGTCAAGGCGCGCTACGGGGTGATCATCGCCGCCGGTGGTTTCGAGCGTAACCAGGCGATGCGTGAGCAGTATTTGCCGCAGCCGTCCAAAGCGGATTGGAGCGCCACACCGCCGAACAATACCGGCGACGGCATCCGCGCTGGCCAGGCCATTGGTGCGCGGACCGCGTTGATGGATCACAGCTGGTGGGCGCCGACCACTTACGTCAAGGGCGAAGAAAAACAGCGTGCGCTGTTCGTTGAACGCACCCTGCCGGGGTGCGTGATGGTCAATGCGGCGGGTGAGCGTTTCGTCAACGAAGCCGCGCCCTATACCGATATCGTTTACGCGATGTACGCCAACAACCGCGAAGGCGCCGCGAGCGTGCCGTGCTGGATGGTGTTCGACGCCGAGTTCCGCCGCAAATACCCGTGCGGCGCCTTGCTGCCGGGCTATGCCCAGCGTGATTGGCAATTGCCCGAGCATTTGCGTGATTACTTCCACAAGGCGTCGAGTCTTGAAGAGCTGGCGACGAAAATCGGTGTCGACGCTGGCGGGCTGGTGCGCACCGTGCAGCGCTTCAACGGCATGGCCGTGCAGGGTGTCGACGAGGATTTCCACAAGGGCGAATCGCTGTTCGACCGCTACTACGGCGACCCGAACGTGCAACCCAATCCGTGCCTGGCGCCGCTGCTCAAGGGGCCGTTCTACGCCGTGCGCATCGACGCCGGCGACATCGGCACCAAGGGTGGCCTGCTGACCGACGTGCATGCCCGCGTGTTGCACGAAGACGGTGAACCGATCAACGGCCTGTACGCCATCGGCAACAGCGCCGCCTCGATGATGGGCCGCACCTATCCGGGCGCCGGTTCGACCATCGGCCCGGCCATGACCTTCGGTTACCTGGCGGCCAATCACATCAAGCGCCAGAGCGAAACCGCTTCGGCGAAAACCTTGTTCGGGAGTGTCGAATGAACAACCAGCATCCGCAGATCGCCGTAGTGACCGGTGCCAGTCGCGGAGTCGGGCAGGGCATTGCCCTGGCCCTCGGGGCGGCGGGAATGACGGTGTATGTCACCGGTCGTGCCCCGGCGCAGGGCGGATCGAGCTTGTACGGGCATGCCTTGCGCGGCTCGCTGGAGGACACCGCCGCTGCGATCACCGCTGCTGGTGGGCGCGGTATCGCGGTGGTCTGTGATCACGCCGATGACGCGCAGGTTCAGGCGCTGTTTAGCCGTGTGGAAGAAGAGTGTGGGCATCTGGATCTGCTGGTGAACAACGCCGCGTTCATCCATGACCAGTTGATCGAGCCGGGGCCGTTCTGGGCTAAACCGCTGGACCTGGTGCGCATTCTCGACGTCGGTCTGCGCTCGGCCTACATCGCCAGCTTCTACGCCGCGCCGCTGTTGCTGAAAAGTGCCCAGGGGCTGATCTGCTTTACCTCGTCGTTCGGTGCCGGCTGCTACATGCATGGTCCGGCGTACGGCGCGCAAAAAGCCGGTGTCGACAAGCTGGCGGCGGACATGGCGATCGATTTCGAGGAGCAGGGCGTGGCGGCGTTGTCGCTTTGGCTCGGCCCGCAACTGACCGAACGCACGAAGATTGCCGGCGAGCAGCATGGCGAGCAGTACCAGGCGTTCCTGGCCCACGCCGAAACCCCGCAATTCAACGGGCGGGTGATTCATGCCTTGCTCAATGATCCGCAGCTGATGGCGTTGTCCGGGCAGACCCTGATCACCGCCGAAATCGCTCCTGGTTACGGCATCAGCGAAGCCGAAGGCCGCCAGCCGCCATCCCATCGTGCCATGCTCGGCGACCCGCGCCAGCAGCATCCGGCGCGGGTGGTCTGATCCGTCCAGACATACACAAAAACCTGTAGGAGCGAGCCTGCTCGCGATGGTCTATCAGTTGCATTGATGTCGACTGACACACCATCGCGAGCAGGCTCGCTCCTACAAGGATTGCGTTTAGTCGGCGGGCTGCAATGCCCACTCGCGCAACACATTCTTGGTCACTTTGCCCGCGGCATTGATCGGCATCTTCTGCAGCACCTGCACCCGGCGCGGCACCTTGTAGTTGGCCATCTGCTCACGGCACCAGGCGAGGAACCGTGCCTGTTCGATTTCCATACCCGGCGCTGGCAACAGGAACGCCATCGCCACTTCACCCATGCGCTCATCGGGAATGCCGATCACCGCCGCCTGAGCCACACCCGGATAGGTCAGCAAGCACTGTTCGATCTCCGCCGGGTACACATTGAAGCCGCCGGTGATGAACATGTCCTTGAGGCGGTCGGTGATGCGCAGGTAACCCTGTTCGTCGAGCATGCCGATGTCGCCGGTGTGCAGCCAGCCGTCGGCGTCGAGAATCTCCTGGCTGGCTTCGGGGTTGTTGAGGTAACCCTGCATCAGGTTGTAGCCGCGAATCTGCACTTCACCGGGAATGTTCGCCGGCTGGCTGCGGCCGCTGTTGCCGACACAACGTACTTCTACCCCCGGCATCGCCCGGCCGCTGGTGTTGGCGACCAGCTCCGCAGAGTCGCCGGCGCGGCAGATCGTGGCGAAACCGCAGACCTCCGTCAGGCCATAGGCGGTGACGATGGTGGCGAAGCCCAGTTCGTCGCGCATGCGGTGGATCATCTCCACCGGGATCGCCGCCGCCCCGGTCACCGCCACGCGCAGGGAGCTCAGGTCGAACTCACTGCGTTGCGGATGGGCAAGCAACGATTGATACAGCGTCGGCGGCCCTGGCAGCACGGTGATGCGTTCGCGCTGCACGCATTCAAGCACAGCCTGCACGTCGAACACTTGCTGGGGCAGGAGGGTGCAGCCACGCATCAAGGCGGCCAGCCAGCCGGCCTTGTAGCCGAAGGAGTGGAAGAAGGGGTTGACGATCAGGTAGCGATCGCTCTCGCGCAAGCCAACGATATCGCTCCAGTCCCGCACGATTCGCAGGTTCTGGCCGTGGCTGGTCATCACGCCTTTGGGCTTGCCGGTGGTGCCCGAAGTAAACAGCACGTCGGACAAGGCCTGCGGGCCAACGCTCTGTTCGCGGGTGCGCAGGGCCAGGTGCGGCACGTCGACCCCCAGGTCCATGAACCGATCCCACGCCAGGGTGCCCGCATTGGCGCCGCGCACGCTGACGATGTGGCGCAGGGCAGGCAGGTCTTCGGACGCCAGCATGCCGGGATAGTCCGCACCAAGAAACTCACCGATGGCAAACAACACGCAGGTGCCGCTCTCGCGCAGGATGTAGCCGGCCTCGCTGCCCTTCATCCGGGTATTGAGCGGCACCAGGGCGGCGCCGACACTTTGCAGGGCACCGGCGGCGACAATCCACTCCCACACATTGGGCGCCCAGATCGCCACGCGGTCCCCGACCTGTACGTCGAGGGCCAGCAGTGCGCGGGCAGCCTGGCGGCGCAGTTGGTCCAGTTGTCGGTAGCTGATGACGTGGCCCGCGTCCTCGATGGCCGGGCGGTCGCCGTAGGCCTGGGCAGCGTTGGCGAACAGTTGAGCGATGGTCAGTGCGGTGGCGACAGGCGGCATGGGGCCTCCCCGGTTAGAAGACAGTTGCGAAAAAGGGAGTAGGCCGGGCAGGGCGCCCGGCCGGATAACGAATTACTGGGCGGGCGGGGCGAAACGGCGACCGGCGGAGAAACCACCGTCCACGGCGATCATCTGGCCGCTGACAAAGGACGCTTCGTCCGAGGCCAGGAACAGAGCGACGTTGGCCACTTCCTCCGGTTGCCCGGAGCGGCTGAGCATGTGCTGCGAGGCGAAGAAGGCGTGGAACGCGTCATTGTCACGGACCATGCTGGTCATCGGCGTTTCGATCAGGCCCGGGCACAGGCCGTTGACGCGAACGTTGGCGTAGCCGTAGTCGATGGCCATCGAGCGGGTCAGCTGGTTGATGCCACCCTTGGACACGTTGTAGGCCACGTTGCCGTCGCAGCCTTGCAGGCCGAAGATCGAACCGACGTTGATGATCGAGCCATTGCGTTGTTCAACCATCGACGCCAGCGCGTATTTGCTGGTGAGCATGCTGCCGGTCAGGTTGATGTCCATCACCCGTTGCCAGTTGGCGGTGGTGGTCTGGGTCACGCTGCCCTGGTCGGCGACTCCGGCGGCGTTGACCAGCACGTCGATGCGCCCGAGGCGACTGATGACTTCTTGCATGACTTGCTGCACCTGCGCTTCGTCCCGCACGTCCAGGGTCATGAACAGGCCGGGAAAGTCTGCCGGTGCACTGCCGATGTCCAGCCCGACCACTTGCGCGCCTTCTTCAGCGAAACGGCGCACGCAGGCCAGACCGATACCCGAAGCGCCGCCGGTGACCACCGCAACCTTATTCTGCAAACGAGCCATAACTGCACCTCTTTATTGTTGTGGGCTAATGCTGTGGCCGAGTCTAACCGCAGACCGGACCCGAGTGATCGTCCGTTGAGACTAAGGCGAAATGTTGGTCGGTCAGAAGCAACCTGTGGCGAGGGGGCAAGCCCCCTCGCCACAGGTACGGTGTTGGTCCTGAATATCAATCCGGGAATTTCAGGCGTACTTTCGCCCCGGTCGGTCGGCTCTGGCAGGCCAGTGTCCAACCGTCGGCGAGTTCCTTGGGTGTCAGTACATCGTTGCGTGCCAACTGAACCTCACCTTCCTTGACCACGCACATGCACGCGCCGCAGAAACCTTCTTCACAGGACGACGGCACATCCAGACCGGCAGCCTTGCAACTTTGCAGCAGGGTGTCGCCGGGCTGGCAGGCGATTTCGTGTTGCACACCATCGAGCTCAACGATCAGCGCTTCGCACTGCGAAGCCATCGCGGCCTCGCGGGCGAGGGCTTCTTCGGCCAACAGTTCGTCGGGGTCCGGTGGCGAAACGAAACGTTCGACATGGATCCGCTCGGCCGCTTCGCCCAGTGCCAGCAGCGTGCGCTCCACGGTGTCCATGAAGGGGCCCGGCCCGCAGATGAAGTAGTCGCCACCGGCCGATCCGCGCAGCAGATGACGGACCTGATGGTCCGTCAGGAAACCCTGCACCGAATCGAGGACGTGCACCACGTGCAGTTGATCAGGATGCGCCTTGATCAACTGGCACAGCTCGTCCTTGAATATCACCGACGCTTCATCGCGGTTGGCGTAGATCAACTTGATCGGCCGCCGACTGCTATGCAGCACCGACTTGAGAATGGAAAACACCGGGGTGATGCCCGAACCGCCCCCGAACAGGACCAGGGGCTTTTCGGTGTCCGCCTGCGGGTCCAGGCAGAAATGCCCGGCCGGTGGCAGCACTTCCAGCCAGTCGCCGACCTGGACTTCGTTCATCCAGTTCGACACCCGGCCGCCGTCGACCCGTTTCACCGTGACCTTGGGCAGCGCGTCCGCAAGGGGCGAGCTGGCCATGGAATAGCAGCGGGTCAACAGTTTGCCGGCGAAGGGCACGCGAAAACTCAGGAACTGGCCCGGTTTGTAGCGAAACCGTTCACGCAGGGTTGGCGGTACGTCCAGCACCAGCGAGCGCGCGTCAGCGGTCTCGTCGATCACCGCGCACACTTGCAATGAGACGCTTGCCGTCGTGTGTTCGGCCGGGGTCAGGTTCTGTTGTTGCGTGCCCATGTTCACCTCGGCCTCAGAGCCCGCTGATCAGTTGGGCGTTGTCGACGCGGATCTCTGCACCGTTGACGAATCGCGACTCGTCGGCGGCGAGGAACAGCACCACGTTGGCAATGTCCCGTGGCGCGGCCATGCGGTTCATCGGGTCCTGGTCCAGCGCTTCCTGCGGGATCGGCTGACCACCGGCCAGGGCCTGGGTCATCGGCGTGTTCACGCCATCGGGGTGTACGCTGTTGCAGCGGATGCGGTAACCCTGCTGCTTGCAGTGCAAGGCAATGGAACGGGTCATCGCCGCCACCGCGCCTTTGGACGCCGAGTAAGCGCAGAACATCGGCATCGCGCCCAGCGCGGCCACCGACGACATGTTGATGATCGAGCCGCCGCCGGTTTCCTTCATCGCCTGGATGGCGTACTTGCAGCCGAGGAAGTAGCCTTCGCCGTTGATCTTCTGCACCTTCTGCCACAGCTCCAGCGTGGTGTCTTCGATGCTGCCCAGGGCCAGGATCGCGGCGTTGTTGACCAGCACGTCGAGGCGGCCGAAGTGTTCAACAGTAGTTTTCACCACGTTCTGCCAATCGCTTTCGCTGGCGATGTCGTGGCGGATGAACAGTGCGTTGCTGCCGATCTCGGCGGCAACCTGACGGCCAGCCTCTTCGTTGAGGTCGGT includes these proteins:
- a CDS encoding glucose 1-dehydrogenase, translating into MQRVEGKVCIITGAASGIGREDALLLAREGAKVVLTDLNEEAGRQVAAEIGSNALFIRHDIASESDWQNVVKTTVEHFGRLDVLVNNAAILALGSIEDTTLELWQKVQKINGEGYFLGCKYAIQAMKETGGGSIINMSSVAALGAMPMFCAYSASKGAVAAMTRSIALHCKQQGYRIRCNSVHPDGVNTPMTQALAGGQPIPQEALDQDPMNRMAAPRDIANVVLFLAADESRFVNGAEIRVDNAQLISGL
- a CDS encoding DUF1329 domain-containing protein, giving the protein MSRFTQTLLSTALTVGLLGSGLAYAKVSPEEAARLGQDLTPMGAEKAGNADGSIPAWSGKWRGLPPGLKYAGPGTPYPDPYAAEKPLFVIDSKNMDKYADNLTDGQKALLKRYPDTFKIPVYPSHRDFRLDQKLEDLIKKNAVTAELDNDNNDTKNAWGASPFPIPKNGSELMFNHTLQGRASTEEANYGQAVVYSNKEKVLEEVNYKIFSIWSSPDKTPEAANGVFTHFLLTTLEPVRKKGEIVVGHEFINPTASPRQAWQYSPGQRRVRRAPTVGYDSPTGAGGFRVYDEDRLFNGAPDRYNWTIVGKKEIYIPYHNYKIDDPSVTSDQILATTGHVDPQYMRYEKHRVWVLQANLKEGARHVYAKRVLYLDEDTWSATMADNYDSRGQLWRTNMQTSIYAYEMQRYHARLGIYHDLIAGSYLVDRMLIDQKPAKLNATAFTEDEFTPGNLRKLGTR
- a CDS encoding DUF1302 family protein; protein product: MIKTIIAPPTQHPRVQLAWLLLAGGLSAHVNAMSFQPSEDLSIDWDTTLTYSLAWRTESRDHKLTANANGNDGDNAFDKGSLINNRSGFLTEANIKWQDDYGVFVRATGFYDNVYDQDNDNTTGTSNCFAGGHCSKPDRFSQDTIDQHRNELRMLDYYAYGTWDLSGHAFNARLGNQVVSWGESLFYPGISAAQSPVDATKATTPGVEVKEILLPVGQLFTQFALTESLGIQAYYQYKWEKTELFGVGSYFSTTDFIDEGGFNDASGFVTRMKDDKPSDSGQYGVAFTYAAESLNNTEFGLFYSRYHDKTPSLDFASNLGRYQVRYFDNIDLFGASFATVLGDVSWAGEVSYRDGTPVMVDNGFSSPVRGKTVQAQTSMIYVLGPTSFADNTSLTGEVVYNTVVSNDKSQPVTLAPGFTLPGTDSLVYDRDAWGYTVQANFDYNDVFSGWDMSVPVTFSAAAHGDSSMVGSINAGQNDNRASIGSSWRYLGNFTVEARYNAYLGNANNSPLADRDNVALNFKYRF
- a CDS encoding FadD3 family acyl-CoA ligase, which encodes MPPVATALTIAQLFANAAQAYGDRPAIEDAGHVISYRQLDQLRRQAARALLALDVQVGDRVAIWAPNVWEWIVAAGALQSVGAALVPLNTRMKGSEAGYILRESGTCVLFAIGEFLGADYPGMLASEDLPALRHIVSVRGANAGTLAWDRFMDLGVDVPHLALRTREQSVGPQALSDVLFTSGTTGKPKGVMTSHGQNLRIVRDWSDIVGLRESDRYLIVNPFFHSFGYKAGWLAALMRGCTLLPQQVFDVQAVLECVQRERITVLPGPPTLYQSLLAHPQRSEFDLSSLRVAVTGAAAIPVEMIHRMRDELGFATIVTAYGLTEVCGFATICRAGDSAELVANTSGRAMPGVEVRCVGNSGRSQPANIPGEVQIRGYNLMQGYLNNPEASQEILDADGWLHTGDIGMLDEQGYLRITDRLKDMFITGGFNVYPAEIEQCLLTYPGVAQAAVIGIPDERMGEVAMAFLLPAPGMEIEQARFLAWCREQMANYKVPRRVQVLQKMPINAAGKVTKNVLREWALQPAD
- a CDS encoding FAD-binding protein, whose product is MNAAGIKWDECCDVLVIGSGAGGMTAVLRAHDLGLNALLIEKSGEYGGTSAVSGGGIWIPNNHRINAIGGSDSAAEAIAYIRAVTHGEIDDGRIEAYVEHGREMVEYLEQHTRVRFEAQPRYADYYPEVEGGKPGYRSMDPQPFDAAELGEEFLRMRAPSPGTLMMGRMAMTMKEAQVLLCRGPGWLRLTLRVMWRYWRDREGRRLSRRDRFLTLGNALIGALRCSLQDRGKSLWLNCALEELLLVGDRVGGARVNRNGQLLNVKARYGVIIAAGGFERNQAMREQYLPQPSKADWSATPPNNTGDGIRAGQAIGARTALMDHSWWAPTTYVKGEEKQRALFVERTLPGCVMVNAAGERFVNEAAPYTDIVYAMYANNREGAASVPCWMVFDAEFRRKYPCGALLPGYAQRDWQLPEHLRDYFHKASSLEELATKIGVDAGGLVRTVQRFNGMAVQGVDEDFHKGESLFDRYYGDPNVQPNPCLAPLLKGPFYAVRIDAGDIGTKGGLLTDVHARVLHEDGEPINGLYAIGNSAASMMGRTYPGAGSTIGPAMTFGYLAANHIKRQSETASAKTLFGSVE
- a CDS encoding SDR family NAD(P)-dependent oxidoreductase translates to MNNQHPQIAVVTGASRGVGQGIALALGAAGMTVYVTGRAPAQGGSSLYGHALRGSLEDTAAAITAAGGRGIAVVCDHADDAQVQALFSRVEEECGHLDLLVNNAAFIHDQLIEPGPFWAKPLDLVRILDVGLRSAYIASFYAAPLLLKSAQGLICFTSSFGAGCYMHGPAYGAQKAGVDKLAADMAIDFEEQGVAALSLWLGPQLTERTKIAGEQHGEQYQAFLAHAETPQFNGRVIHALLNDPQLMALSGQTLITAEIAPGYGISEAEGRQPPSHRAMLGDPRQQHPARVV
- a CDS encoding SDR family oxidoreductase, whose product is MARLQNKVAVVTGGASGIGLACVRRFAEEGAQVVGLDIGSAPADFPGLFMTLDVRDEAQVQQVMQEVISRLGRIDVLVNAAGVADQGSVTQTTTANWQRVMDINLTGSMLTSKYALASMVEQRNGSIINVGSIFGLQGCDGNVAYNVSKGGINQLTRSMAIDYGYANVRVNGLCPGLIETPMTSMVRDNDAFHAFFASQHMLSRSGQPEEVANVALFLASDEASFVSGQMIAVDGGFSAGRRFAPPAQ
- a CDS encoding ferredoxin--NADP reductase gives rise to the protein MGTQQQNLTPAEHTTASVSLQVCAVIDETADARSLVLDVPPTLRERFRYKPGQFLSFRVPFAGKLLTRCYSMASSPLADALPKVTVKRVDGGRVSNWMNEVQVGDWLEVLPPAGHFCLDPQADTEKPLVLFGGGSGITPVFSILKSVLHSSRRPIKLIYANRDEASVIFKDELCQLIKAHPDQLHVVHVLDSVQGFLTDHQVRHLLRGSAGGDYFICGPGPFMDTVERTLLALGEAAERIHVERFVSPPDPDELLAEEALAREAAMASQCEALIVELDGVQHEIACQPGDTLLQSCKAAGLDVPSSCEEGFCGACMCVVKEGEVQLARNDVLTPKELADGWTLACQSRPTGAKVRLKFPD